TGGAATGGGGTCGGGGTTTTCGGCCGCTGCCGATGCCGGCGGAGAACCGGAGGTTTGTGTTCTGGTTCCGCATTTCAAGGACGAATACTGGCTGAGCGTTGCTTACGGGGTTTCCACCGAAGCTGAAACGCTTGGTCTGTCGCCGCGGTTTCTGGAGGCGGGCGGCTATCGGGCGGTTCGCCGCCAGACAGAGCAGATCGCCGCCTGCACCGCCTCCGGCGCCGCTGCAATGGTGATTGGCGTCGTCTCATCGGATGATCCCGAACTGCTTCAGGCCATTTCCGATGCTGCGCGGGTCATTCCTGTGGTGGGTTTCGTGAACGAGAGCCGGTCCACGGCGCTTGCCGGATTCGTTGGCGTGGACTGGCGCGTCATGGGCAGCCGCATCGGGGACTATCTGGCACGGCGGCATCCAAAGGGGCAACCGCCCGTGACGGCCGTTCTGATAACCGGCCCCGAGCAAGCGGGATGGACGGCGCCCCTCGAAACGGGATTGAGGCGATCTCTGGAGAACAGCGCGGTGCGTCTGGCCGCGGTTTACCACGCCGATACCAGCGTGAGAGAGCAGCTGGG
This genomic interval from Defluviimonas sp. SAOS-178_SWC contains the following:
- the torT gene encoding TMAO reductase system periplasmic protein TorT; the encoded protein is MAVMIWISRLSNPVARMMPTYRAFFHAAILAVGMGSGFSAAADAGGEPEVCVLVPHFKDEYWLSVAYGVSTEAETLGLSPRFLEAGGYRAVRRQTEQIAACTASGAAAMVIGVVSSDDPELLQAISDAARVIPVVGFVNESRSTALAGFVGVDWRVMGSRIGDYLARRHPKGQPPVTAVLITGPEQAGWTAPLETGLRRSLENSAVRLAAVYHADTSVREQLGEVEVALSQFADADYLIGSAPAIEAAMGLAATGAVADMPALVATYVSHSVLRGLTSGKVRALAFDDPIAQGRLAMQRVDDVLAGRLGEEGEALTIELLTGPFDTPQNFRLSPPEYFPASE